In Streptomyces sp. NBC_00433, a single genomic region encodes these proteins:
- a CDS encoding ABC transporter ATP-binding protein: protein MPAVIEVRHLHKAYGSTVAVDDVSFTVEEGEIFGILGPNGAGKTTTVECVEGLRTADRGEIGVLGLDPSRDRAELTQRLGVQLQDGRLPDRLTVGEALRLYGSFYRRPADRRDLMDALGLAGKRDTPYAKLSGGQQQRLSIALALIGSPEVAVLDELTTGLDPQARRDTWSLIQDVRSRGVTIMLVTHFMEEAERLCDRVAVIDRGRVVAVDSPAGLTEGLQDGQRIRFRPSVPFEDALLTGLPDVTGLTRKGDHVVVTGTANALNAVTSVLARHSIVAEHLRVDQPSLEDAFVALTGKHAAGAEPGAGAPGATGQSGAEARAAQS, encoded by the coding sequence ATGCCGGCGGTCATCGAGGTGCGGCACCTGCACAAGGCCTACGGATCCACCGTGGCCGTCGACGACGTCTCCTTCACCGTCGAGGAGGGCGAGATTTTCGGGATCCTCGGCCCGAACGGCGCGGGCAAGACGACCACGGTGGAATGCGTCGAGGGCCTGCGGACCGCCGACCGGGGCGAGATCGGCGTCCTCGGGCTCGACCCCTCGCGCGATCGCGCCGAGTTGACGCAGCGGCTCGGCGTACAGCTCCAGGACGGCCGGCTGCCCGACCGGCTGACGGTCGGTGAGGCGCTGCGGCTGTACGGATCGTTCTACCGCAGGCCCGCCGACCGGCGGGACCTGATGGACGCACTCGGCCTGGCCGGCAAGCGGGACACCCCGTACGCCAAGCTGTCCGGCGGCCAGCAGCAGCGGCTCTCGATCGCCCTCGCGCTGATCGGGAGCCCGGAGGTGGCCGTCCTGGACGAGCTGACCACCGGCCTTGACCCGCAGGCCCGGCGCGACACCTGGAGCCTGATCCAGGACGTCCGCTCCCGAGGGGTGACGATCATGCTGGTCACCCACTTCATGGAGGAAGCCGAGCGGCTCTGCGACCGGGTCGCGGTGATCGACCGGGGCCGCGTCGTCGCCGTGGACAGCCCGGCGGGCCTGACCGAGGGGCTCCAGGACGGCCAGCGGATCCGCTTCCGGCCGTCCGTACCGTTCGAGGACGCCCTGCTGACCGGCCTGCCGGACGTCACCGGCCTCACTCGCAAGGGCGACCACGTCGTGGTCACCGGCACCGCCAACGCCCTCAACGCGGTCACCTCCGTACTGGCCCGCCACAGCATCGTGGCCGAGCACCTCCGGGTGGACCAGCCCAGCCTGGAGGACGCGTTCGTCGCGCTGACCGGCAAGCACGCCGCAGGCGCCGAGCCGGGCGCCGGTGCTCCCGGCGCCACCGGACAGAGCGGCGCCGAGGCCCGCGCCGCCCAGAGCTAG
- a CDS encoding ABC transporter permease: protein MPVSPSTAPAPPVAPVPPATDRGSVLGRLALTELKLFVRERVGPAFAIGLPLALLVVFGNLPFYNEHRANLDGYTLLDVYVPILSAFVLAMLSFSVMPQVLAGYREKGVLRRLRTTPVGPARVLAAQLLVNLATAAVSVAALLLVARFAFGVALPRRPGGYLISIALTALALLAIGLFVAAASPNGRIANAAGATLFYVMMFFAGLFLPIAAMPALLRHISRAAPLGAAVQALTDATEGHSPHPLQLLTLAAYAVVFGAAAVRSFRWE from the coding sequence ATGCCCGTCAGCCCCTCAACCGCGCCCGCGCCGCCCGTCGCGCCCGTCCCGCCCGCCACCGACCGGGGCTCCGTCCTGGGCCGCCTCGCCCTCACCGAGTTGAAGCTCTTCGTACGGGAGCGGGTGGGCCCGGCCTTCGCCATCGGGCTGCCGCTGGCGCTGCTGGTCGTCTTCGGCAACCTGCCCTTCTACAACGAACACCGCGCGAACCTCGACGGCTACACCCTGCTCGACGTCTACGTCCCGATCCTGTCCGCCTTCGTCCTGGCCATGCTGTCCTTCAGCGTCATGCCCCAAGTGCTGGCCGGCTACCGGGAGAAGGGGGTGCTGCGCCGCCTGCGGACGACCCCGGTCGGCCCGGCCCGGGTGCTGGCCGCCCAGCTGCTGGTCAACCTGGCCACCGCGGCCGTCTCGGTGGCCGCGCTGCTCCTGGTGGCCCGGTTCGCCTTCGGGGTGGCGCTGCCCCGCCGGCCCGGCGGATACCTGATCAGCATCGCCCTGACCGCGCTCGCCCTCCTCGCGATCGGCCTGTTCGTCGCCGCGGCCTCGCCCAACGGCCGGATCGCCAACGCCGCGGGCGCGACCCTCTTCTACGTCATGATGTTCTTCGCCGGGCTGTTCCTGCCGATCGCCGCCATGCCCGCGCTCCTGCGGCACATCAGCCGGGCCGCCCCCCTCGGCGCCGCCGTGCAGGCGCTGACCGACGCGACCGAGGGCCACTCGCCCCACCCCCTCCAGCTGCTCACCCTCGCCGCGTACGCCGTGGTCTTCGGCGCCGCCGCCGTGAGATCGTTCCGCTGGGAGTGA
- a CDS encoding DUF1906 domain-containing protein — protein MLVGTLTLTGLLLPTASATAEPGAGAANRGDTAPRIFQGSGFDTCQAPDLATMRAWRESSTYRAVGIYFGGRARACKSQANLTADWVRQTTDAGWSLLPIYVGSQSPCVGGSNKNPYRIDPEQAATQGGTEGEDAVGSAEGLGLDEGSALYLDMEAYDIGDPDCAAATLTFLRGWDRQVRAAGYLAGFYSSADSGIKHIETARRAGVTDLPDVVWYARWGVSATLADEPALSPDAWASHARIHQYTGSVTESHGGKKLSIDRDLIDAPVAVVG, from the coding sequence TTGCTGGTCGGCACCCTCACCCTGACCGGTCTGCTCCTCCCCACCGCGAGTGCCACCGCCGAGCCCGGCGCCGGAGCCGCGAACCGCGGGGACACCGCACCCCGTATTTTCCAGGGCAGCGGGTTCGACACCTGCCAGGCCCCCGATCTGGCGACGATGCGGGCATGGCGGGAGTCCTCCACCTACCGCGCCGTCGGCATCTACTTCGGCGGGCGGGCCCGTGCCTGCAAGAGCCAGGCCAATCTGACCGCCGACTGGGTGCGGCAGACCACCGACGCGGGATGGAGCCTGCTGCCGATCTACGTCGGTTCGCAGAGCCCCTGCGTCGGCGGCTCCAACAAGAACCCCTACCGCATCGACCCCGAACAGGCGGCGACCCAGGGCGGCACCGAGGGCGAGGACGCGGTCGGCAGCGCCGAGGGGCTGGGCCTGGACGAGGGCAGCGCGCTCTACCTCGACATGGAGGCGTACGACATCGGCGATCCGGACTGCGCCGCCGCGACCCTGACCTTCCTGCGGGGCTGGGACCGCCAGGTACGGGCCGCGGGCTACCTGGCCGGCTTCTACAGCAGCGCCGACTCCGGCATCAAGCACATCGAGACCGCCCGCAGGGCCGGCGTCACCGACCTGCCGGACGTCGTCTGGTACGCCCGCTGGGGCGTCAGCGCGACGCTGGCCGACGAGCCCGCCCTGAGCCCCGACGCGTGGGCCTCGCACGCCCGCATCCACCAGTACACCGGCAGCGTCACCGAGTCGCACGGCGGCAAGAAGCTCTCGATCGACCGCGACCTGATCGACGCTCCGGTCGCCGTGGTCGGCTGA
- a CDS encoding GNAT family N-acetyltransferase: MATPAQAKIEIMRATPEHVPMIFELAQSRSLEGIDPVVAGRDGFLVSEYTDEVYRSRLASAEHFYVAVKGTDVLGFLLAYSDEQIEPDEWLNHRIKTTLGSFLVIKQVCVARAAARQGVASRLYHHVLEQWTSNPVIAAVVSEPQNEASTQFHRKMGFEELTRLRPPDGRLRVVWVSRKPRESMLQTQYGIAVDLYKHEDIINWNKLNNFLYITAGLAATLAFTLGKEGAQSQGVAQGIGAVITVIGFVSGLAFAVMLRYGRLYLQSRKSTVVELEEHMAWHGGQRIVGRQITEPGTAWLQSSPTGLVMVLLPAFVSLGWLAMLAVVLAA, encoded by the coding sequence GTGGCGACGCCTGCTCAAGCGAAGATCGAGATCATGCGGGCGACCCCGGAGCACGTCCCGATGATCTTCGAATTAGCGCAGTCCAGGAGCCTGGAGGGAATTGACCCCGTTGTCGCCGGCCGGGACGGTTTCCTGGTGTCGGAGTACACAGACGAGGTCTACCGGAGCCGACTGGCGAGCGCGGAGCACTTCTACGTGGCCGTGAAGGGAACCGACGTCCTGGGATTCCTGCTGGCGTACAGCGACGAGCAGATCGAACCTGATGAGTGGCTGAACCACCGGATAAAGACCACCCTCGGCAGCTTTTTGGTGATCAAACAGGTGTGCGTGGCCCGCGCCGCGGCGCGACAGGGCGTTGCATCGCGGCTGTACCACCACGTACTGGAGCAGTGGACGTCCAACCCGGTGATCGCGGCGGTGGTCAGCGAGCCACAGAACGAGGCGTCGACGCAGTTTCACCGAAAGATGGGCTTTGAGGAACTGACACGGTTGCGACCACCGGACGGCCGGCTACGCGTGGTGTGGGTGTCGCGGAAGCCGCGCGAGTCGATGCTGCAGACGCAGTACGGGATCGCCGTGGACCTGTACAAACACGAGGACATCATCAACTGGAACAAACTCAATAACTTCCTCTACATCACGGCAGGCCTGGCAGCCACACTGGCATTCACCCTCGGCAAAGAGGGCGCACAGTCACAGGGCGTGGCGCAGGGCATCGGGGCGGTCATCACGGTGATCGGTTTTGTGTCGGGCCTGGCGTTCGCCGTCATGCTGCGTTACGGGCGGCTGTATTTGCAGTCCCGCAAGAGCACGGTCGTGGAACTGGAAGAACACATGGCCTGGCACGGCGGCCAGCGGATCGTGGGGCGGCAGATCACCGAGCCGGGAACAGCGTGGCTGCAATCGTCACCGACCGGGCTGGTGATGGTGTTGCTTCCCGCCTTTGTCTCGCTGGGCTGGCTGGCGATGCTGGCCGTGGTATTGGCCGCTTGA
- a CDS encoding sensor histidine kinase: MSRPEPPAPTRGQDERLLPLVTVVPYPLLAALALVTVIIEHRAGGSLIVDLGLCAATALWMLCMFTLHPGWWERPAVMGLFFAGVVVLTGVLVVRDPWFGLFTPACYFYAFGIVPWPWRLPAIAAVAVESGSAQASGVPTDSAVGLTAFAAVLAVNVVCMCGTAWWEHGIEQHNVEREAALEQVREANRRLQATLAENAGLHRQLLVQAREAGVLDERRRMAREIHDTLAQGLTGIVTQLQAAEQAGADPDRWRRHFTAATGLARESLTEARRSVDALRPQPLETAGLGEALAGVTDRWSALNGVTAQVTTTGKSRPMRPEAELALLRAAQEALANVARHARATAVALTLTYQDDEVTLDVHDDGRGFDPTPAGGGFGLQAMRQRVEALSGTLRVQSRPGSGTTVSARVPHETAEATA; this comes from the coding sequence ATGAGCAGGCCGGAACCACCCGCCCCGACCCGCGGCCAGGACGAGCGGCTGCTTCCGCTGGTGACGGTCGTGCCCTATCCGCTCCTGGCCGCCCTCGCCCTCGTGACCGTGATCATCGAGCACCGGGCCGGCGGTTCCCTGATCGTCGACCTCGGCCTGTGCGCGGCGACCGCCCTGTGGATGCTGTGCATGTTCACCCTGCACCCCGGCTGGTGGGAACGGCCCGCGGTGATGGGCCTGTTCTTCGCCGGGGTGGTCGTGCTCACCGGCGTCCTCGTCGTCCGGGACCCGTGGTTCGGCCTCTTCACACCCGCCTGCTACTTCTACGCCTTCGGCATCGTGCCCTGGCCCTGGCGACTCCCCGCGATCGCCGCGGTCGCCGTGGAATCGGGGAGCGCCCAGGCCTCCGGCGTCCCCACGGACAGCGCCGTCGGCCTGACCGCCTTCGCCGCGGTGCTGGCCGTCAACGTGGTCTGCATGTGCGGTACGGCCTGGTGGGAGCACGGCATCGAGCAGCACAACGTGGAAAGGGAGGCGGCCCTGGAGCAGGTACGGGAGGCGAACCGCCGGCTCCAGGCGACGCTCGCCGAGAACGCCGGGCTGCACCGGCAGCTGCTGGTCCAGGCCCGCGAAGCCGGGGTCCTCGACGAACGCCGGCGGATGGCGCGGGAGATCCACGACACCCTGGCGCAGGGCCTGACCGGGATCGTCACACAGTTGCAGGCCGCCGAGCAGGCCGGCGCCGACCCGGACAGGTGGCGGCGGCACTTCACGGCGGCGACCGGTCTGGCCAGGGAGAGCCTGACCGAGGCCCGGCGCTCCGTGGACGCGCTGCGGCCGCAGCCGCTGGAGACCGCCGGTCTCGGCGAGGCCCTCGCAGGCGTCACCGACCGCTGGTCGGCGCTGAACGGCGTGACCGCCCAGGTCACCACCACGGGGAAGTCCCGGCCCATGCGCCCGGAAGCCGAACTGGCCCTGCTCCGCGCGGCCCAGGAAGCCCTGGCCAACGTGGCGCGGCACGCCCGCGCCACCGCCGTCGCCCTGACCCTCACCTACCAGGACGACGAGGTCACCCTGGACGTCCACGACGACGGGCGCGGCTTCGACCCGACCCCGGCCGGCGGCGGCTTCGGCCTGCAGGCGATGCGCCAGCGCGTAGAGGCGCTGTCGGGCACCCTGCGGGTCCAGTCCCGACCGGGTTCCGGCACCACCGTCTCCGCCCGCGTACCGCACGAAACAGCCGAGGCCACCGCATGA
- a CDS encoding Rrf2 family transcriptional regulator: MKLSGGVEWALHCCVVLTAATEPVPAARLAELHDVSGSYLAKQLQALSRADLVRSVQGKAGGYVLTRPPAQITVLDVVTALDGPQPAFVCTEIRRRGPLAAPAEACTRPCAISRAMATADAAWRAALAEISVADLAASVTDDNGPGTMATIRTWLTDPAALSDPTA, encoded by the coding sequence ATGAAGTTGTCCGGCGGGGTCGAGTGGGCGCTGCACTGCTGCGTCGTCCTGACCGCCGCGACGGAGCCGGTCCCCGCGGCCCGCCTCGCGGAGCTGCACGACGTCTCCGGCAGCTACCTGGCCAAACAGCTCCAGGCGCTCTCCCGCGCCGACCTCGTGCGCTCCGTCCAGGGCAAGGCGGGCGGCTACGTCCTGACCAGGCCCCCCGCGCAGATCACCGTCCTCGACGTCGTCACGGCCCTCGACGGCCCCCAGCCGGCGTTCGTCTGCACCGAGATCCGCCGGCGCGGCCCCCTGGCGGCGCCCGCCGAGGCCTGCACCCGCCCCTGCGCCATCTCCCGCGCGATGGCGACCGCCGACGCCGCCTGGCGCGCGGCCCTCGCGGAGATATCCGTCGCCGACCTCGCCGCGAGCGTCACCGACGACAACGGTCCCGGCACGATGGCGACCATCAGGACCTGGCTGACCGACCCGGCGGCCCTGTCCGACCCGACCGCCTGA
- a CDS encoding SigE family RNA polymerase sigma factor yields MTTPVCTSASTTQFTAYVRTKGPTLLRTARSLTPNPADAEDLLQTALTKTYLAWDRIDDHRAVDGYVRRTLVNTRTSQWRKRKVDEFSTDELPEPTAGGAPDLTEQQAQRDALLRAIARLPPRQRAMVVLRYYEDMSEAQTAEAMGVSVGTVKSAVSRALGKLRDDPELELCVA; encoded by the coding sequence ATGACCACGCCTGTGTGCACCAGCGCCAGCACGACGCAGTTCACGGCCTACGTACGCACCAAGGGCCCGACGCTGCTGCGCACCGCGCGCTCCCTGACCCCGAATCCCGCCGACGCGGAGGACCTGCTGCAGACCGCGCTGACCAAGACGTATCTCGCCTGGGACCGGATCGACGACCACCGGGCCGTCGACGGGTACGTCCGGCGCACCCTGGTCAACACCAGGACGTCGCAGTGGCGCAAGCGCAAGGTCGACGAGTTCAGCACCGACGAGCTGCCCGAGCCCACGGCCGGCGGCGCCCCCGACCTCACCGAGCAGCAGGCGCAGCGCGACGCCCTGCTGCGCGCGATAGCCCGGCTCCCCCCGCGCCAGCGCGCCATGGTGGTGCTCCGCTACTACGAGGACATGAGCGAGGCGCAGACCGCCGAGGCGATGGGCGTCTCGGTAGGCACCGTCAAGAGCGCGGTCTCGCGCGCGCTCGGCAAGCTGCGCGACGATCCCGAGCTGGAGCTGTGCGTGGCCTGA
- a CDS encoding NAD(P)H-binding protein, producing the protein MKFTVVGGTGLIGSRVVGLLTDAGHEAVPVALSTGVDLITGKGLDEALQGADVVVNLTNSPTFDEASLDFFRTTMGNLLAAGGRAGVGHQVILSIVGVDQVPALDYYRAKALQEELLRQGPTPYSIVRATQFFEFMDAALSWTSDERTVRLPATPIQPMAAADVAAAVAEVAAGSPLMGIRDVAGPDVFRLDALGKITLAAKGDDRTVVTDDQAGMFAAVDGDVLIAGPDAHLAPTHYQDWLEQAR; encoded by the coding sequence ATGAAGTTCACCGTTGTCGGCGGTACGGGTCTGATCGGTTCCCGGGTGGTCGGGCTGCTGACCGACGCCGGGCACGAGGCCGTGCCCGTGGCGCTGTCCACCGGAGTGGACCTGATCACCGGGAAGGGCCTGGACGAGGCGCTCCAGGGCGCCGACGTCGTGGTCAACCTGACGAATTCGCCCACCTTCGACGAGGCGTCCCTGGACTTCTTCCGCACCACGATGGGCAACCTGCTCGCCGCGGGCGGGAGGGCCGGGGTCGGGCACCAGGTCATCCTGTCGATCGTCGGCGTGGACCAGGTACCCGCGCTGGACTACTACCGGGCCAAGGCGCTCCAGGAGGAACTGCTCCGGCAGGGGCCGACGCCGTATTCGATCGTGCGTGCCACGCAGTTCTTCGAATTCATGGACGCGGCCCTGTCGTGGACCTCGGACGAGCGGACCGTGCGGCTGCCCGCGACCCCGATCCAGCCGATGGCCGCCGCGGATGTGGCAGCGGCGGTCGCCGAGGTCGCCGCCGGCTCGCCGCTGATGGGGATCCGCGACGTCGCCGGGCCCGACGTCTTCCGGCTGGACGCGCTGGGCAAGATCACGCTGGCCGCGAAGGGGGACGACCGGACCGTCGTCACGGACGACCAGGCCGGGATGTTCGCGGCCGTCGACGGCGACGTCCTCATCGCGGGACCCGACGCCCACCTGGCGCCCACGCATTACCAGGACTGGCTCGAGCAGGCCCGCTGA
- a CDS encoding response regulator transcription factor yields MSPIRLLIADDHPVVRDGLSGMFATDPAFEVVGEASDGAEAVRLAADLAPDVILMDLRMPTMDGVTAITALARSGNPARILVLTTYDSDTYVLPAIEAGATGYLLKDAPRSELLRAVQSAANHEAVLSPSVAARLMNHVRTPAPTLLSPREHEVLEWVAAGATNREVATRLLISEATVKTHLLNVYAKLNVSDRAAAVAEAFNRALLTPRTPPHA; encoded by the coding sequence ATGAGCCCCATCCGCCTGCTGATCGCCGACGACCACCCCGTCGTCCGTGACGGCCTGAGCGGCATGTTCGCCACCGACCCGGCCTTCGAAGTGGTCGGCGAGGCGTCCGACGGCGCCGAGGCCGTCCGGCTGGCCGCCGACCTCGCCCCGGACGTCATCCTGATGGACCTCCGCATGCCCACGATGGACGGCGTGACCGCGATCACCGCACTGGCCAGGTCAGGCAACCCCGCCCGGATCCTGGTCCTGACCACGTACGACTCCGACACCTACGTCCTCCCCGCCATCGAGGCGGGAGCGACCGGCTACCTCCTCAAGGACGCCCCCCGCTCCGAACTGCTCCGAGCCGTCCAGTCCGCCGCCAACCACGAAGCGGTCCTCTCCCCCTCGGTGGCGGCCCGCCTGATGAACCACGTCCGCACCCCCGCCCCCACCCTGCTCAGCCCCCGCGAACACGAGGTCCTCGAATGGGTGGCGGCCGGAGCCACCAACCGCGAAGTGGCGACCCGCCTCCTGATCAGCGAGGCCACGGTGAAGACCCACCTGCTGAACGTCTACGCCAAACTCAACGTCAGCGACCGCGCGGCCGCGGTGGCCGAAGCCTTCAACCGCGCCCTCCTCACCCCCCGCACCCCGCCCCACGCCTGA
- a CDS encoding serine/threonine-protein phosphatase, whose protein sequence is MPLAIIAVISVWDLMSSTAVHLGPLVALAPAVTAAFAGPWMTALVGLVAIGAQEFVDGYDGENMTNHIAQFAALAGLCAAMVATSYVREHRNWQLTRLRSVADAAQRCVLRPPPRHIGPLRLGWLYLAAEDEAQIGGDLFATARGAEPCTRVIMGDVRGKGVAAIGEVSVVLGAFREGAHRCPSLRDLVTTLEESVSRNIEEVADVEADLGEHFITALMLEIPDQGETADLLNCGHPPPLLIHRSRVTTLDFEHSSPPLGMGGLAGMGQRIDSIAFEAGDMLLLYTDGVIEARSPSGQFYPLAERLRSFSGSTPDALLREIQGDLFGHVGREPGDDVALLAIQRLPAKA, encoded by the coding sequence GTGCCGCTTGCGATAATCGCGGTCATCAGCGTGTGGGACCTGATGTCCTCGACGGCCGTCCACCTCGGGCCGCTCGTGGCGCTGGCACCGGCCGTGACCGCAGCCTTCGCGGGGCCGTGGATGACGGCGCTCGTCGGGCTCGTGGCGATTGGCGCCCAGGAATTCGTCGACGGATACGACGGCGAGAACATGACCAACCACATAGCGCAGTTCGCCGCCCTGGCGGGGCTCTGCGCTGCGATGGTTGCGACGAGCTATGTGCGGGAGCACCGGAACTGGCAGCTGACCCGTTTGCGGTCGGTGGCCGACGCGGCACAGAGATGCGTCTTGCGGCCTCCACCGAGGCACATCGGTCCGCTGCGGCTGGGATGGCTGTATCTGGCGGCCGAGGACGAGGCCCAGATCGGCGGCGACCTCTTCGCCACTGCCCGGGGCGCCGAGCCGTGCACCCGGGTGATCATGGGAGACGTCCGGGGCAAAGGGGTGGCCGCCATAGGAGAGGTGTCGGTCGTTCTCGGCGCCTTCAGGGAGGGCGCGCACCGCTGTCCCAGCCTGCGTGATCTTGTGACGACGCTGGAGGAGAGTGTCAGCCGGAATATCGAGGAGGTCGCCGACGTCGAGGCCGATCTCGGTGAGCACTTCATCACCGCGCTCATGCTGGAGATCCCCGATCAGGGTGAGACCGCTGATCTGCTGAACTGCGGGCACCCGCCGCCCCTGCTGATCCACCGGAGCCGCGTCACCACCCTCGACTTCGAGCACTCCTCGCCCCCACTGGGCATGGGCGGGCTGGCGGGTATGGGCCAGCGCATCGACTCGATCGCCTTCGAAGCGGGCGACATGCTGCTGCTCTACACCGACGGCGTCATCGAGGCCCGTTCGCCGAGCGGGCAGTTCTACCCCCTCGCCGAGCGTCTGCGTTCCTTCTCCGGGTCCACCCCCGACGCCCTGCTGCGGGAGATCCAAGGCGACCTGTTCGGCCACGTGGGAAGGGAACCCGGCGATGACGTCGCCCTCCTGGCGATCCAGCGCCTCCCGGCCAAGGCGTAG
- a CDS encoding long-chain fatty acid--CoA ligase, with the protein MLSTMQDVPLTVTRILVHGTVVHGRSRVTTWTGDGEPHRRSFREVGVRAVRLANALRDGLGVSEGDRIATLMWNNAEHMEAYLAIPSMGSVLHTLNLRLPADQLVWIVNHAADRVVLVNGSLLPLLAPLLPRMEPLEHIVVVGPGDRGLLAGCRPAVHDYEELLAGRPTTYPWPELDERTAAAMCYTSGTTGDPKGVVYSHRSIYLHSLQVGSAESMGLTDHDTSLPVVPMFHVNAWGLPHAAFMSGVNLLMPDRFLQPAPLAEMIESERPTHAAAVPTIWQGLLAELTAKPRDVSSLKRVTIGGSACPPALMKAFDEQLGVQLCHAWGMTETSPLGTVALPPAGVDGEEEWAYRITQGRFPASVEARLVGPDGAVMPWDSESAGELEVRGPWIAGAYYGGAGAEPLRPEDKFSPDGWLRTGDVGVISPDGYLTLTDRAKDVIKSGGEWISSVALENELMAHPDVAEAAVVAVPDERWGERPLATVVLVEGATTGYAELRDFLATRIAHWQVPERWAFIPTVPKTSVGKFDKKVIRKSYADGELDVTKL; encoded by the coding sequence GTGCTGAGCACCATGCAGGACGTACCGCTGACCGTGACCCGCATCCTCGTGCACGGGACCGTGGTGCACGGCAGGTCGCGGGTGACGACCTGGACCGGTGACGGCGAACCGCACCGCCGCAGCTTCCGCGAGGTGGGCGTCCGGGCGGTGCGGTTGGCGAACGCGCTGCGCGACGGGCTCGGGGTGTCCGAGGGCGACCGGATCGCCACCCTCATGTGGAACAACGCGGAGCACATGGAGGCCTACCTGGCCATCCCCTCCATGGGCTCGGTGCTGCACACCCTCAACCTGCGGCTGCCCGCCGACCAGTTGGTGTGGATCGTCAACCACGCCGCGGACCGCGTCGTCCTGGTCAACGGCTCCCTGCTGCCGCTGCTCGCCCCGCTGCTGCCGCGCATGGAACCGCTGGAGCACATCGTCGTCGTCGGCCCCGGCGACCGCGGCCTGCTGGCGGGCTGCCGCCCCGCGGTGCACGACTACGAGGAGCTGCTGGCCGGCCGCCCCACCACCTACCCCTGGCCCGAGCTGGACGAACGCACCGCCGCGGCCATGTGCTACACCTCGGGCACCACCGGCGACCCGAAGGGCGTGGTCTACTCCCACCGCTCGATCTACCTGCACTCGTTGCAGGTCGGCAGCGCCGAGTCGATGGGCCTGACCGACCACGACACCAGCCTGCCCGTCGTGCCGATGTTCCACGTGAACGCGTGGGGACTGCCGCACGCCGCCTTCATGAGCGGCGTCAACCTGCTGATGCCGGACCGCTTCCTGCAGCCCGCCCCGCTCGCCGAGATGATCGAGAGCGAGCGGCCCACCCACGCCGCCGCCGTGCCCACCATCTGGCAGGGCCTGCTGGCCGAGCTGACCGCGAAGCCGCGCGACGTCAGCTCGCTCAAACGGGTGACCATCGGCGGGTCCGCCTGCCCGCCCGCGCTGATGAAGGCCTTCGACGAGCAGCTGGGCGTGCAGCTCTGCCACGCCTGGGGCATGACGGAGACCTCCCCGCTGGGCACGGTGGCGCTGCCGCCGGCCGGGGTCGACGGCGAGGAGGAGTGGGCGTACCGCATCACGCAGGGCCGCTTCCCGGCCTCCGTCGAGGCCCGGCTGGTCGGCCCGGACGGTGCGGTGATGCCGTGGGACAGCGAGTCGGCGGGCGAGCTTGAGGTCCGCGGGCCCTGGATCGCCGGAGCGTACTACGGCGGTGCGGGCGCCGAGCCGCTGCGCCCCGAGGACAAGTTCAGCCCGGACGGCTGGCTGCGTACGGGCGACGTCGGCGTCATCTCGCCTGACGGCTACCTCACCCTCACCGACCGGGCCAAGGACGTCATCAAGTCGGGCGGCGAGTGGATCTCCTCGGTCGCGCTGGAGAACGAGCTGATGGCCCACCCCGACGTCGCCGAGGCCGCGGTCGTCGCCGTCCCCGACGAGCGGTGGGGCGAGCGCCCGCTGGCCACGGTGGTGCTGGTCGAGGGCGCGACCACGGGATATGCCGAGCTGCGCGACTTCCTCGCCACCCGGATCGCCCACTGGCAGGTCCCCGAGCGGTGGGCGTTCATCCCGACGGTGCCGAAGACCAGCGTCGGCAAATTCGACAAGAAGGTGATCCGCAAGTCCTACGCGGACGGCGAGCTGGACGTCACGAAGCTCTAG